CCTAACGGATTATCGGGAATGTGTGTTGAAACCGCACGCTCCGTTGCCGCAACGTGTCTGTTCATGAATCGCAGGTTTTGACGGTAAAACGATTCCTGCGATTTTCGAAACACAATCGCACTCGATGCCAGAGACGCAACGTGCCCGACAGTTCGCAGCGAAGTTTGAAATCGACTTTGCGGAAGCAAATCCAGACCGCCCGTGCGGCACTGCCGGATCGCGAATCGCGAAGTCGGTCGATTCACGATCGGTGGATCCAATCCGAACTCCACCGCGATTCCCAGGCGGTCGTATGCTACGTTAACGTGCGGAGCGAAGTGGCCACGCGGGATGTGATCAATTCATTGTGGCAAGCGGAAAAGCGGGTGGCGGTCCCGTACTGTGTGGAACGTCATCTGGAGTTGACCTGGATCACGTCGTGGACGGATCTCACAGCCGGACGTTTCGGCATCCTGGAACCGACTCCGCAATTGCGAACCGATCCGCTCCGATGTCCGCCGATCGACGAGTTGGATGTGGTCCTCGTTCCTGGCGTAGCGTTCGACTTCCACGGCGGACGGTTAGGACACGGCCAGGGATTCTACGATCGTTTGCTCTCGCGATTGCCCCAGCGGACGATGCTCGTCGGTGTCGCGTTTGATTGTCAGATCGTTTCACACGTTCCAGCCGAACCGCACGACATCCCCATGCACTTCATCCTCACCGAATCAACTCTCCACGATTGCCGGTCGGATTCCATCGGGTAGTAAGCCGACTCAGAACGAAATCGTGGCTTGCAAGAGGGCGGTGTCGTCGAGGGAAATCGTTGGGCGATCGCTTTGGAATTCGAGATCTCTTGCAAAGGAATAGCCCACTTCCAGACCGATCTTGTGACCTCGTTGGAACGGCACGCCCGGCACGACCCGGGGGACGGACTCCACGCCCACCACCAAACGCCAGTCGCCGTACGTCAGTTGATCGTGTTGTCCATCCCCACGTTCGAACGCCCAAGTTCCTCCGCTGAACCCGCCGCCCAAATAGCCCCAACACTGTCGGCTGGGTCCATCGAGGAGAAGAAAGTTCATTCTCGGTCGTGGAAGTATCAGATCGAGCTTGAACGAATCACTCGGTTGCCAAATCAACCCCACCGCAGGAACGGCCGGCAGATCGTTTCGTCCCAAGGCAATCACACCGACGGTCCAAATCCAGGCGGGATCGCGGGAGTACATCGCGAATGCCCCACCTCGAAACTGCCATGCATCGCTGGACGTGTTGTCACCGTCACTGGCGAAAGCGACACTTCCCATCGTTCGCACGGTCCAACGGTCGTTGATCCGACGCACCCAAGATATCCCCACCACCAAATCCAACACGTCATCGGGAAGTCCCAATTCACTTGGTGACTGAAAATCGGTGCGTTCATATCGAAATTGAATGAGCGGCGGCGGTGGACCGAAGATGGGATACATCGGAACTTTGATCGCCGCCCCGTACGAGGATATTCCAAATCCTCCCGTCGACGGCAACCACTCCGCTTCCGCATTCACGAGGGGCCGAAACCGCTTGAGTTGACTGAACACACTTCGAGGTGGTTCAAGATCACCAGAAGTCGCAAATTGGCCTTCAATCGAAGACGGTGGCAATGTCTCCTCAAGTGTGTTTTCCGTAGGAAGTGAAGCCAAACGCACCGACGACGATCCATCATCCGAATCTTGAGAGATCGCTGGCTGAGACTGCAAACCAATGACTGCTACACACAGAATCACCATGCGTCTCGCAGACAAAATGAGCTTGGTTTGCCGAACTTCGCTCATTGACCATCCCATCACGAAGACACTCCGAACACCGTCCGCATTTGCGGCATTATCGGTTCTATCGACCGAAACGGTTCCACCGATCCATCTGTTCTCCCGACCGGCAAATGTTCCCTTTGGAATTCTGTTCGTCAGTCCAGAAAACCGCGAATCGGGCTCAAGTGTGTTTGCTGAATGCATGCCGGCCATCGATGGATATCCTGTAGCGATCCCATCGCCGAAGTCGCGACACGAAAACGAGACTTGGTCTAGACTGCGGAATCCACAACTTGCACGGGTCGTTCCGATCGTGTGTTCAAACAGAACCTGGTTGCAGTTAGCCGTTATAATCGGCGATACGAAACTGATAGGAGGTTTTACGTTCTCACAGAACGAAAAAACTCTCGATTGTCGTCCCTGTCCATGGCTAGAATTGGGACTAGCGGTCGTTGCATAGTTAGGTCCGCAAAGAATGCCGTTGTGATCGTCGAACGCACTGTCTGGCGAAACGATGGGCAAGGCTGAATTTTGATGACATCTCTGGGAGTTGATTGCATGCCGCTTCTGAAATTTCGGTTTGTCTGGACCATTCCGATCGTGGCGGTTGTTCTCATTCAACCTCTGGAATTGTCAGCCCAACAACCCGCGGACGATGCCGAAAACGATTCCCCATTGCTCATCGAACCGGAAACCCCGGAAGCTGCGTTCGATGCGGCTCGCTTGATGATTCGTCTCGGCCGACCGGAACTTTCACGGACTTACCTTCAGCAGTTTCTGGATTCCAATCCGGATGACGCATTGCTGCTTAAACTTCGCGAGAAGTTTGGTCCCGGTGTGTTCTTGAACCTCGACAACAACAAAGCCCTGCGACCGGAAAGCACGCAACTGCTCGACCGAGTCAACGAGGTCTTCCGCAAGAACGCTTCCGACCCGAAACGTGTGGACCGGCTGATTGACGATCTCTCGGCCAGTTCCCAAAAACGAGCCGAAGCTACCACTGCACTGCGGAATGCCGGCCCGAATGTTGTGCCGCGAATGATTCAACGTCTCGCCGCCTCCCAAGGCGATGAGCGAGATAATTTGATGATCACCCTGGTGAAGATGGGTCCGCAAGCTGTTCCGCCGTTGATCGGTGCACTCTCCGCCGACAACGATGACCTGCGATCGGCTGTGATCGAAGTACTCGGGCACATCGATTCCGTGTTGAGCATCCCGCACTTGTGGTATCCCGGTTTTGGCAAAGATCAGCCCGCCGGTGTGCAGTCCGCCGCTCGACGGGCGTTGCAACGCCTGCTTGAGCGTCCGCGTTTGAGTGACATTACGGATTTCGAAGCCAGCAACGATTTGATCCAGACCGCCCGTAAACATCTTCGCGGCGAATACCCCTGGCCCACCTACACTGAAGACGACGACATCACCATTTGGGCATGGAACCCGCAACAAAACACCGTCACACCCATCCCGATGCCCCCAACTGCGGCTTCTTTGTACGAAGGCAGTCGGTTGGCACGCGATGCGGTTCGGTTGTCGCCGAGAAATCGCGACGCTCAGGGTTTGTATTTGGCATTGGTGCTCGGCTCGGAAGCCTACCGCAACGGCCCGGGACAACCGTTGCCGAACGGACGCGGAACCGTCTCGAACACGGCTTTGGCAGCCGGGATGGACGCACTCAATGCCGCTCTGCATGAAGCCCTGGACGCAGGCAACGCCATCGCCGCTGAGGCAATCGTTCCACTATTGGGGCAACTGTCTTCTCGCAACGA
This region of Thalassoroseus pseudoceratinae genomic DNA includes:
- a CDS encoding 5-formyltetrahydrofolate cyclo-ligase → MPDSSQRSLKSTLRKQIQTARAALPDRESRSRSIHDRWIQSELHRDSQAVVCYVNVRSEVATRDVINSLWQAEKRVAVPYCVERHLELTWITSWTDLTAGRFGILEPTPQLRTDPLRCPPIDELDVVLVPGVAFDFHGGRLGHGQGFYDRLLSRLPQRTMLVGVAFDCQIVSHVPAEPHDIPMHFILTESTLHDCRSDSIG
- a CDS encoding DUF6268 family outer membrane beta-barrel protein; its protein translation is MSEVRQTKLILSARRMVILCVAVIGLQSQPAISQDSDDGSSSVRLASLPTENTLEETLPPSSIEGQFATSGDLEPPRSVFSQLKRFRPLVNAEAEWLPSTGGFGISSYGAAIKVPMYPIFGPPPPLIQFRYERTDFQSPSELGLPDDVLDLVVGISWVRRINDRWTVRTMGSVAFASDGDNTSSDAWQFRGGAFAMYSRDPAWIWTVGVIALGRNDLPAVPAVGLIWQPSDSFKLDLILPRPRMNFLLLDGPSRQCWGYLGGGFSGGTWAFERGDGQHDQLTYGDWRLVVGVESVPRVVPGVPFQRGHKIGLEVGYSFARDLEFQSDRPTISLDDTALLQATISF
- a CDS encoding HEAT repeat domain-containing protein, with amino-acid sequence MPLLKFRFVWTIPIVAVVLIQPLELSAQQPADDAENDSPLLIEPETPEAAFDAARLMIRLGRPELSRTYLQQFLDSNPDDALLLKLREKFGPGVFLNLDNNKALRPESTQLLDRVNEVFRKNASDPKRVDRLIDDLSASSQKRAEATTALRNAGPNVVPRMIQRLAASQGDERDNLMITLVKMGPQAVPPLIGALSADNDDLRSAVIEVLGHIDSVLSIPHLWYPGFGKDQPAGVQSAARRALQRLLERPRLSDITDFEASNDLIQTARKHLRGEYPWPTYTEDDDITIWAWNPQQNTVTPIPMPPTAASLYEGSRLARDAVRLSPRNRDAQGLYLALVLGSEAYRNGPGQPLPNGRGTVSNTALAAGMDALNAALHEALDAGNAIAAEAIVPLLGQLSSRNDLATNVGASPLVNALYSPDRRVRFAAAETILGMDPKAPFEHSSRVVNILTQTLRDDGKKAALVIDPNESRAIDMAGRFAEIGFSGGPFTAATGQQGFRIAASRNDVELIVVNANVSRWPLSQLLANFRTDPRTELIPIVIYGPERVEPNVQYLLDHYSQVKFIVEPASTDFLELQVRPFLNATAGRPLTPDERSRYAGAATFWLADIADRRRTNVFPIESAESALSDAIEDPELARNAISALSSIGSESAQVRLQNVAVGANYPAETRKSAAWQLAFHIQRHGLLLRPAQIVEIKNALAAAKEPELIASLTTVMGSLRPDAVRSGQRLSNLTPPLPVLPE